One part of the Dioscorea cayenensis subsp. rotundata cultivar TDr96_F1 chromosome 2, TDr96_F1_v2_PseudoChromosome.rev07_lg8_w22 25.fasta, whole genome shotgun sequence genome encodes these proteins:
- the LOC120269292 gene encoding thioredoxin-like 3-3, whose protein sequence is MSGEVEEAKKGLEGTGLSLATNLHGNLKSAVGDAHLKDILQNIKSSKTPTVINYGASWCRVCSQILPAFCQLSNKFPKLSFVYADIDECPETTQDIRYTPTFRFYQDGERVDEMLGAGEERLEDRLWLHSDQ, encoded by the exons ATGAGCGGTGAGGTTGAAGAGGCGAAGAAGGGATTGGAAGGCACGGGGCTAAGCCTTGCTACTAACCTCCATGGAAACCTCAAGAGCGCCGTGGGTGATGCTCATCTCAAGGACATTCTCCAAAACATCAAATCCTCCAAAACCCCC ACTGTTATCAACTATGGGGCTTCCTG GTGTCGAGTTTGCTCCCAGATTCTTCCAGCTTTCTGTCAGTTAAGCAATAAATTCCCTAAGCTTTCTTTTGTCTATGCGGACATCGATGAATGTCCCGAAACTACTCAGGATATCCGATACACCCCCACCTTTCGTTTCTATCAAGATGGCGAAAGAGTCGATGAAATGCTAGGCGCAGGGGAAGAGAGGCTTGAAGACAGGCTCTGGTTGCATTCTGATCAATAG
- the LOC120269259 gene encoding subtilisin-like protease 4 isoform X2, which translates to MYIVHVESPVNTKFLSIEDRRSWHESFLPSPHLDSGEPRLVYSYAHVISGFAARLTSEDVKAMEGKAGFLHAQPDQELEIMTTYTPAFLGLNQWNGVWWDSDFGAGTIIGVIDTGILPTHPSLSDDEMPLPPLKWRGRCDFNDASLCNNKLIGAMSFKAGYDSSPLDEHGHGTHIASTVVGSQVYDAHVLGNARGSATGIAPKAHLAIYKVVHDNQGFDSDLLAAIDQAILDGVDVLSISLGRVSEQLYDSAAIIGSFAAMEKGVLTCAAAGNGGPYPSVIANDAPWMLTIGASTTDRRITVTVQLGNEMEVEGEAVYQMSNLERTAQSPIAYPGSNGVLEFKYCRPSTLFNIDIQDKIVICWADNDGNVEKGITIKRAGGAGMILLNSPLQSLTIIVEAHVLPVAHLSHRETMKLLSYIDLPLHTCPTATIISKGTRFRAQPSPAVASFSSRGPSLINGGILKPDVISPGVNILAAWSLDTGLSQSTPFNFMSGTSVSTAHLAGVAAMLRSTHPEWSPAMIKSAIMTTAYKQDLDGNHIAAEYPDDSPDSDFFAMGAGHVNPSGAHDPGLVYDIEPSDYINYLCGLSLTDREVSVIAHQNIQCSDVEKISVEELNYPSISLSLELDRRKIITRNATNVGEAHSVYFVHFDEPEGVTMDVTPDMLYFTRKNQKRCFTIEFITKDDFTGRGHVSEGQLSWVNKQHTVRSPISVNFV; encoded by the coding sequence ATGTATATTGTTCATGTGGAATCTCCAGTCAACACAAAGTTTCTCAGCATTGAAGATCGTCGGAGTTGGCACGAATCTTTCTTACCTTCCCCACACTTGGACTCAGGTGAGCCCCGGTTAGTCTACTCGTACGCTCATGTAATCAGTGGCTTTGCGGCACGATTAACTTCAGAAGATGTCAAAGCCATGGAAGGAAAGGCAGGTTTTCTACATGCTCAACCAGACCAGGAACTGGAGATCATGACAACCTACACACCAGCATTCTTGGGATTGAACCAATGGAATGGCGTATGGTGGGACTCTGACTTTGGCGCAGGGACAATCATAGGTGTCATTGACACTGGGATCCTCCCCACACATCCATCATTGTCCGATGATGAAATGCCCCTTCCACCACTTAAATGGAGAGGGCGCTGTGATTTCAATGATGCATCACTTTGCAACAACAAGCTCATTGGTGCAATGTCGTTTAAAGCCGGTTATGACTCCTCTCCACTGGATGAGCATGGGCATGGTACTCACATTGCCAGCACAGTAGTGGGAAGCCAGGTATATGATGCTCATGTTCTTGGCAATGCAAGGGGCAGTGCTACCGGCATTGCTCCAAAGGCTCATCTTGCAATCTACAAAGTTGTGCATGATAACCAAGGTTTTGACAGTGACTTGCTTGCAGCCATAGATCAAGCAATCTTGGATGGTGTCGATGTGCTGTCAATTTCTCTAGGTAGAGTTTCTGAACAACTCTATGACAGTGCTGCCATCATTGGCTCATTTGCAGCCATGGAGAAGGGGGTGCTCACATGCGCAGCAGCAGGCAATGGCGGACCATATCCAAGTGTGATTGCCAATGATGCTCCATGGATGCTAACAATTGGAGCGAGCACCACTGATAGACGAATAACCGTGACTGTGCAATTGGGGAATGAAATGGAAGTAGAAGGAGAAGCAGTGTACCAGATGAGCAATTTAGAAAGGACGGCACAATCACCAATTGCATACCCGGGTTCCAATGGTGTCCTGGAATTCAAGTACTGCAGACCAAGTACATTGTTCAACATTGACATTCAAGATAAGATCGTTATCTGCTGGGCTGACAATGATGGTAATGTAGAGAAAGGCATTACTATCAAGAGGGCGGGAGGCGCCGGCATGATACTCTTGAACAGCCCTTTGCAATCACTGACCATCATTGTTGAAGCTCATGTCCTTCCAGTTGCTCATTTGAGCCACAGAGAAACAATGAAACTCCTGTCCTATATTGATTTACCATTGCACACTTGTCCTACAGCGACAATCATCTCCAAGGGTACAAGGTTTAGAGCTCAACCATCACCAGCAGTTGCTTCCTTCTCTTCAAGAGGCCCGAGCTTGATAAATGGCGGAATTCTGAAGCCAGATGTTATCAGTCCCGGTGTGAACATTCTAGCAGCATGGTCTTTGGACACCGGTCTTAGCCAAAGCACACCATTCAACTTCATGAGTGGCACATCTGTGTCCACTGCTCATCTCGCTGGTGTTGCAGCCATGCTTAGAAGCACTCACCCAGAGTGGTCACCAGCAATGATCAAATCTGCGATCATGACCACTGCCTATAAACAAGACCTTGATGGCAACCATATTGCTGCCGAATACCCAGATGATTCCCCTGATAGTGATTTCTTTGCTATGGGGGCAGGCCATGTCAATCCTTCAGGAGCTCATGATCCAGGCCTGGTTTATGACATTGAGCCAAGTGATTATATAAACTATCTTTGTGGATTAAGCTTAACAGACAGAGAAGTTTCAGTCATAGCTCATCAGAACATCCAGTGCTCCGATGTTGAAAAGATCAGTGTAGAAGAGCTGAACTATCCTTCCATCAGCTTGAGCTTGGAGTTGGACCGTAGAAAGATCATAACAAGGAATGcgacaaatgtgggagaagcccACTCTGTTTACTTTGTCCATTTTGATGAACCTGAAGGAGTAACAATGGACGTTACTCCTGATATGCTCTATTTTACCAGGAAAAACCAAAAGCGGTGTTTCACCATTGAGTTCATCACCAAGGATGACTTTACAGGACGTGGACATGTATCTGAAGGGCAGTTGTCATGGGTGAATAAACAACATACTGTAAGAAGCCCTATTTCTGTCAACTTTGTGTGA
- the LOC120269259 gene encoding subtilisin-like protease 4 isoform X1 — MSKKFMPFIVVILFLSTFPLLTCCSYSNASEIQMYIVHVESPVNTKFLSIEDRRSWHESFLPSPHLDSGEPRLVYSYAHVISGFAARLTSEDVKAMEGKAGFLHAQPDQELEIMTTYTPAFLGLNQWNGVWWDSDFGAGTIIGVIDTGILPTHPSLSDDEMPLPPLKWRGRCDFNDASLCNNKLIGAMSFKAGYDSSPLDEHGHGTHIASTVVGSQVYDAHVLGNARGSATGIAPKAHLAIYKVVHDNQGFDSDLLAAIDQAILDGVDVLSISLGRVSEQLYDSAAIIGSFAAMEKGVLTCAAAGNGGPYPSVIANDAPWMLTIGASTTDRRITVTVQLGNEMEVEGEAVYQMSNLERTAQSPIAYPGSNGVLEFKYCRPSTLFNIDIQDKIVICWADNDGNVEKGITIKRAGGAGMILLNSPLQSLTIIVEAHVLPVAHLSHRETMKLLSYIDLPLHTCPTATIISKGTRFRAQPSPAVASFSSRGPSLINGGILKPDVISPGVNILAAWSLDTGLSQSTPFNFMSGTSVSTAHLAGVAAMLRSTHPEWSPAMIKSAIMTTAYKQDLDGNHIAAEYPDDSPDSDFFAMGAGHVNPSGAHDPGLVYDIEPSDYINYLCGLSLTDREVSVIAHQNIQCSDVEKISVEELNYPSISLSLELDRRKIITRNATNVGEAHSVYFVHFDEPEGVTMDVTPDMLYFTRKNQKRCFTIEFITKDDFTGRGHVSEGQLSWVNKQHTVRSPISVNFV, encoded by the coding sequence ATGTCGAAGAAATTCATGCCTTTCATTGTGGTCATTTTATTCCTCTCTACTTTTCCTCTTCTCACTTGTTGCAGTTACAGCAATGCTAGTGAAATCCAGATGTATATTGTTCATGTGGAATCTCCAGTCAACACAAAGTTTCTCAGCATTGAAGATCGTCGGAGTTGGCACGAATCTTTCTTACCTTCCCCACACTTGGACTCAGGTGAGCCCCGGTTAGTCTACTCGTACGCTCATGTAATCAGTGGCTTTGCGGCACGATTAACTTCAGAAGATGTCAAAGCCATGGAAGGAAAGGCAGGTTTTCTACATGCTCAACCAGACCAGGAACTGGAGATCATGACAACCTACACACCAGCATTCTTGGGATTGAACCAATGGAATGGCGTATGGTGGGACTCTGACTTTGGCGCAGGGACAATCATAGGTGTCATTGACACTGGGATCCTCCCCACACATCCATCATTGTCCGATGATGAAATGCCCCTTCCACCACTTAAATGGAGAGGGCGCTGTGATTTCAATGATGCATCACTTTGCAACAACAAGCTCATTGGTGCAATGTCGTTTAAAGCCGGTTATGACTCCTCTCCACTGGATGAGCATGGGCATGGTACTCACATTGCCAGCACAGTAGTGGGAAGCCAGGTATATGATGCTCATGTTCTTGGCAATGCAAGGGGCAGTGCTACCGGCATTGCTCCAAAGGCTCATCTTGCAATCTACAAAGTTGTGCATGATAACCAAGGTTTTGACAGTGACTTGCTTGCAGCCATAGATCAAGCAATCTTGGATGGTGTCGATGTGCTGTCAATTTCTCTAGGTAGAGTTTCTGAACAACTCTATGACAGTGCTGCCATCATTGGCTCATTTGCAGCCATGGAGAAGGGGGTGCTCACATGCGCAGCAGCAGGCAATGGCGGACCATATCCAAGTGTGATTGCCAATGATGCTCCATGGATGCTAACAATTGGAGCGAGCACCACTGATAGACGAATAACCGTGACTGTGCAATTGGGGAATGAAATGGAAGTAGAAGGAGAAGCAGTGTACCAGATGAGCAATTTAGAAAGGACGGCACAATCACCAATTGCATACCCGGGTTCCAATGGTGTCCTGGAATTCAAGTACTGCAGACCAAGTACATTGTTCAACATTGACATTCAAGATAAGATCGTTATCTGCTGGGCTGACAATGATGGTAATGTAGAGAAAGGCATTACTATCAAGAGGGCGGGAGGCGCCGGCATGATACTCTTGAACAGCCCTTTGCAATCACTGACCATCATTGTTGAAGCTCATGTCCTTCCAGTTGCTCATTTGAGCCACAGAGAAACAATGAAACTCCTGTCCTATATTGATTTACCATTGCACACTTGTCCTACAGCGACAATCATCTCCAAGGGTACAAGGTTTAGAGCTCAACCATCACCAGCAGTTGCTTCCTTCTCTTCAAGAGGCCCGAGCTTGATAAATGGCGGAATTCTGAAGCCAGATGTTATCAGTCCCGGTGTGAACATTCTAGCAGCATGGTCTTTGGACACCGGTCTTAGCCAAAGCACACCATTCAACTTCATGAGTGGCACATCTGTGTCCACTGCTCATCTCGCTGGTGTTGCAGCCATGCTTAGAAGCACTCACCCAGAGTGGTCACCAGCAATGATCAAATCTGCGATCATGACCACTGCCTATAAACAAGACCTTGATGGCAACCATATTGCTGCCGAATACCCAGATGATTCCCCTGATAGTGATTTCTTTGCTATGGGGGCAGGCCATGTCAATCCTTCAGGAGCTCATGATCCAGGCCTGGTTTATGACATTGAGCCAAGTGATTATATAAACTATCTTTGTGGATTAAGCTTAACAGACAGAGAAGTTTCAGTCATAGCTCATCAGAACATCCAGTGCTCCGATGTTGAAAAGATCAGTGTAGAAGAGCTGAACTATCCTTCCATCAGCTTGAGCTTGGAGTTGGACCGTAGAAAGATCATAACAAGGAATGcgacaaatgtgggagaagcccACTCTGTTTACTTTGTCCATTTTGATGAACCTGAAGGAGTAACAATGGACGTTACTCCTGATATGCTCTATTTTACCAGGAAAAACCAAAAGCGGTGTTTCACCATTGAGTTCATCACCAAGGATGACTTTACAGGACGTGGACATGTATCTGAAGGGCAGTTGTCATGGGTGAATAAACAACATACTGTAAGAAGCCCTATTTCTGTCAACTTTGTGTGA